caccatctctggaggggtttaagaaaagactggacatggcacttagtgccatggtctagttgccatggtggtgtcagggcaatggttggactcgatgatcccagagggctcttccaacctgattgattgaaaaGCTTCTCACTGGCTCCTGGTGGCAGAGGCTTCACTTGAAGGATAGATGGctccaggcttttcttgctTCATCTCCTGCACATCTTCACCTCCAGCCCAGGTGATGCCCAAGTAGTGGTTCCTCCCTTTTAAGGGCAAGTCACCAGGGTTTTGTGTGACAGCCTTGCTGCTGTCACCCCACATCCTACCCCTACTCCCAGCACCAAGCAGAGCAGCTCAGGGCAATGTGGGACCTCTTTATGGCCAACCAGGATGGCCCTGCACCAACTGCGGTTGGGGACTTGGATGTAACCCCTTGAACCACGCTCTGCTACATGTCCCTAGGGTTGGGGACAGCATCAGCCAAGGTAGGAGACATCTGACCCCACCTTCCCCTGCActgagcagaggagaggagacacTGGGGATGGGGACTGTGCACTTACCACATCCCATGGAGCactggctgtccccagccctgctgcgggAGGTCACCCAGGGGCTGTCCTGGGGCTACTCACATAGAAGATGGTGAAGAGCACCAGGATGGGGATCTGGAGCATGCAGAACAGGGCACTGGGGAAGGACCTGCAGTGCTGGCCCTACCACCCTATCCCAAACACAAAGGCAGGGTCTGGCTCCAGGAGAAGCCCCAAACATCCCTCACCCCAGGGTAGATGTCTTCTGTTTAGTCTCAGatgagaatcatagaatcatagaattgttaaggttggaaaagacctaaaagatcaagtccaaccatcaacccaatgCCTCCATGCCtcctaaaccatgtcctgaagcgccacatctagacattttttgaacacctccagagatggtgactccaccacctccctgggcagcctgttccaatgcctaatgactgtttcagtgaagaaattcttcctaagatccagcctgaacctcccgtggtgtaacttgaggccatttcctctcatcctatcgctggttacccgggagaagagaccaacccccacctcagAAGTAGAAGAACTTGGTGCCATCATCTTCTGCCCTCCCATCCCACACCTTTTCCATCCCTtctgccctcccaccccacacctcttccatctctccctgccctgtgctgtCAAGCCCATCTGCTGCCATCAGCCAACTCGCCCAGGAGTCCTCCCAACCATCCCTATTAATGATGGCAGGATTGTCCATACTGATGCTACACTAGGAGAACAAGAAGAGCTTGATAAAGCAGCATCATTAATTGCTAACGAGGAGCTGCCCTCCCTTGGGCACATGTTAAAGCCTGTTAAAGACCTCTGAGCAAGGGTGACCCAGGACAGTCAGATAAAACCAAGCTGGAAACAAGAGCTGGAGCTTGGGGAGGGTCATGGAGAAAGCCAGAGCCCACAGCCACCCCATCGCTGGCTCTGTCCCCACAGCACGGTGGTGGGTCTCCTCTGCCACATGCTCTGGTGCTGTGACAGAGGACATTGAGCGCTGTCCTCCTCTGTTCCAGGGATGCTGGCTCCAACCGAGCTGTCACTGGTGCCCAACGCCCACCGCATTGAGAGCCAGCCTTGATGGGCACCAAGCAGCCATCACCCCACGACCATCACTAACCTGGGTGGTGGGCACGGAGGGGCCTGGACAGGCTTGTTTAAGGAGAAACGAGCTTGTTTCTGATTTGTACAAAACTGCTTTAATgacaaaacagctgaaaaataccTTTTGGTGCATTTCTAGTACCATCAAGAAGCCCCATGTGATCCCCAGACCCAAGGCCCTTCCAGCAGGGATCTGTCTGGAAGGGCAAGAGGCTCTTCTCAGGCACTTTCTCCCAGTGCAACACATCCCAAGGGAGGGGTCTGTCCTTGAGACCACACAGAAACCCCCTTCGAGACCTTCCACTTAGGACAATTTTCCTTCCAACCACACAAGTGTGGTCTGGAAATACCTCTGTGAAGTGCTCTGGCATTGAGGCTCCTTCATGGTTCAGGATTGCTTCCATTGCCACCACCCTTCCCATCACTGAAGCCCTGTTGGCACCCCACTGGgggagccaggcagcagcagaagcttcAAACGATGCTTCCAGACCGGAGCCAGCCCGGCCAAGTCCCTGAGACACCAGATAACACCTTGATGGGTGCTGAAGCCAACGAGAGGGTTGGAGAAAGCAGAGTCCAAACCTCAGCAACCACTGGGCGATGGGGCGAAGAAATACACAGCCAGGAGGATGAAGTAGACCATCACCAGCACTGTGCCTAGGGCAGACAGAGCAGGTTGGAGGGGGTTAGTCcatggaggaaggagggaggttGCTTTCAAGACCTTCTGGTGTGGTCTGGATGAGCCTGCTGTAGAGGACTTCCATGGTCCTCTGCAAAATCTCAATTAAAAGGGGCTTAAACTCTTAAGAGTGACAAGGGAATGGTCCCccttggagctgctgcagggtggCAGCTCCAGCGCTTCCAAGACGGTCAACCAAGACCCCAGAATTGCTCAAAGCCACCACATGCCAAGAGCTGCAGCAAGCAGGTGGCCCCAggagcccccccaccccatcagCACAGGGAAGGTGGGTACACCAAGTCCCCCAGCAGCCTCATGGGCGAGCAATCACCTTGGAAGTAGTCACATTTGCCATCCATGAAGATGTAGTTCATGAGCACCACGCTGAACATGCTGGCGTAGACATGGAGGTCGCTGAAGACTAGCGTGAAGTTGGTCGGCTGTGAGGCAGAGAGGATTTGGGATTTATGGCCAACCAGGACAGCCCCACACCAGCTGTGGTTGGGGACTTGTGTGTCACCCCTTGAACCCCCTCTGCCCCATGTTCCTAAGGCTGGGGACAGCATCAGCCAAGGTAGGAGACATCTGACCCCACCTTCTCCTGCACcgagcagaggagaggagacacTGGGGACAGCAGCTGTGCACTTGCCATGTCTCATGGAGTGCTgcgtgtccccagccctgctgcaggacGTCACCCAGGGGCTGTCCTGGGGCTACTCACATAGAAGATGGTGAAGAGCACCAGGATGGGGATCTGGAGCATGCAGACCTGGACAGCAATGCAGTTCCCAATCTCGATGCTGGGGAGGACAGAGAGGTTAAGAGCCACCAAGAGGCAGGTCCCCAGCAGCCCTTGGGGTCACTCATCTTAGGGTGAGAACAAACCCATTTTGGGGAACCAAGTCATGGAGCCCAACCTGGTTCTGGCCTCATTTTTTGGGTGGCTTTAAATCCTCTTGGGggcaaatcacagaattgtttgggttggaagggacctttgagatcatcgagtccacccgttaacccagcactgccaaggccaccactaacccatgtccctcagcaccacatctacatggcttttaaatccctccaaggatggggactccaccactgccctgggcagcctgtgccagtgcttgacaaccctttccatgaagaaattgtccctgatctccaatctaaacctcccctggtgcaacttgaggccgtttcctctcgtcccatcacatgttacctgggagaagagatcgaccccacctcgctacaccctccctttcaggcagttgtagagagcgagaaggtctcccctcagcctccttttctccagactaaacccccccaggtccctcagccgctccccatcacacttgtgctccagacccttcaccagcttcgttgcccttctctgggcTCCCTCCCCACAGATCTGACCCACTATTAAGCCAGGCAGCCCATCACTGTCACTGAGGCACAGCTATGGGGCATGGGGACCGTGCTGGAGAAGGCCACCCCAAACCCATCCTTTGAACCATCTCACCTCAAGCTCAGGTTGTTCTGCAGGGCAAACTGGATGCCGTTGACAATCTCCGGCAGCTCAGGCACCATCGCCAGCACAGTGACACCGATGAAGTACTGCAGGGAAGAGGTGACATCAGTGCGTGTCTATGGCCTGATCCTGACCACATCCAAACCCTGGGCAACCATAGCTCCTCCTGCGTGGAGCATCTCGGCATCTTTCCTCCACTGCTTTCAGGACTCAAACTGCAGCCAGGGCAGgttccccatccctggagggcaCATCTTGGTCCCCAGGGTCACCCCAACCAGGCTCACCACCATCCCCGTGCTCACCTGTGAGATGGTGGAGTTGGTGAGGATGGGGCTGATGTGCTCCGTGGCCAGGTCAGCACAGGCCGACATGCAGAGGGTGGAGAGCAGGAGGATAACCAGGGCACGCCAGCGAGACCAGTGGACCACGGCGCTGTGGTGGTGGCCGGGCActgaggagagagcagagacATGGTGAGACACCCTGGGGCGGTGAGAAGAGCTGGCCCCGCAGCCAGGACCTCCCACAGTTTGGGGACACTCACTGTGACAGTCGCTGATGTGGATGTCGTAGATGTGCGAGTGAGTTTTCAGGGTGAAGAAGAGGCCGATGAGGTAGgcggcagggaggaggagggacacGGTGTACACCAGGGGTCTGTGGGACACAGGTGACACATGCTCAGTGCCACCAGGGTCCAGTGTGGAGACCCCAGGGGGGTCTCCTCCAccagctggggacagaggagATGGGGCTGCAGGGTTGGAGCCCTTTAGGGTGGTGAAGGGGGGACCTGGGACCACAACCCAGCCCAGGAGGTGCCACCCCACTGTGGGGACAAGCctgtccccaccccagcagACACTCACTGGACGTGGCTGTAGTAGAGGGTGCCGTTGTTCTCCATCTGAGGAGAGAGAACCTGTCAacggggacacaggggacaagGGACAGCCCCACTGCCACCACCCAACATAACAGCAGGAGCCAGGTGGGCTCGGAGCGTCcccaaccccaaaccccagcgGTTGGGGGTCCACGTCCCCACTCACCAGGTCAAAGTGACAGTTGTGGCAGAGGTAGTGACCCAGGGGGTTCTGGGTGACGTTGTGGCACTCGCCGCACACCAGCTTCCCGTACACCTTGGAGAAGAGCGTCGGGGCAAAGACGcctgcagggatggagggacatGGGGTGGGCACCCACGCTGGTGGGATCCCCCCAAACCTGGGGACACCCCTGTCCCCAACTCACCTCCCACGGAGAGGAAGAGCAGGGCTGAGCCAACACCCGCTGAGCGGCTGTTGAACCGCTGCTCCTGGTGCCGGATGCCCCCGATGACCATGCACAGACCCTTGGGGATGGAGAAagacccccccaaaaaacccccatcAATGCTTTGCTTGCAGAGACTGGGCACCCTCACGCCATGAGTGTGCCACCCCAGCTCACCGGGACAAAGAGGACGCAGCCCACCAGCGTCCCCGTCAACGCCGACTTGACGATCTCGGCGTAGCAGCGGTTGCCCTCGCGCGAGCCCTTGATGAGGGCCGTGATGTAGAAGGTGAGCTCCGTGATGGAGCCGAACGTGGCGTTCACCACCGCTCCCACCGCAAAGTTGCTTTGGGCCGAgatgctggaggagaaggagggcaTCAGCGGGGCTGTCCCCACCTTGACACCAAGTCCCCCCCCCGCCGTCACCGCTCACCTGGCGATGGCCATCCCAATGTAGTAGGACAGAGGCATGATGGAGAGCAGGGCCAGAGTGAACTTGACAGGAGAGCTGGTCAGGCGGTTGTGGCTGTCCACGTAGCCCAGCACCAGCGTCACCAGCACCAGCGGCAGCAGGTCTGGGGTGACCAGTCAAGGAGACAATCACCaaatcgtttgggttggaaaggacctttaagatcatggagtccaactgctaacccagcactgccaaggccaccactaatccatgtccctcagcaccacatctacacggcttttaaatccctccagggatggggactccaccactgccctgggcagcctgtgccagtgcttgacaaccctttccatgaagaaattgtccctgatctccaatctaaacctcccctggcacaacttgaggccggttcctctcatcccatcgcttgttacctgagagaagagaccgaccccccctcgctacaccctcctttcaggcagttgtagagagcgagaaggtctcccctcagcctccttttctccagactaaacccctccaggtccctcagccgctcctcatcacacttgtgctccagaccctttaccaccttcgttgcccttctctggactcactccagcacctcaaggtctttcttgtagtgaggagcccaaaaccccattttgggggtttttgttcaCAACTGGAGCTAAATCTGGTTTTCTCCAGTTTGGGACTTTGAGAAGGACCTTGGGCTGGTGGTTGTGAGTTcagcccctcagcctcctttggCCAAGATGGGATGACTGAGGTGAGTGGGATTTGGGGTCACCCTGCCCACTCCACCACACAAAAGGATACTGACAGCGAAGACGTTGATGCCATCCACGGCGTACTTGTAGTAGTAGGGGTTGACGGCGCGGTAGCAGCAGAGGATCACCTCCCCCTCCAGCGGCACCTCCGTCTGCAGAGGGACAAGTGGGTGACACTGCTCCGAGcgtcc
Above is a genomic segment from Nyctibius grandis isolate bNycGra1 chromosome 5, bNycGra1.pri, whole genome shotgun sequence containing:
- the LOC137664238 gene encoding uncharacterized protein, with amino-acid sequence MASEGEPGRRCCPQDTPDVPKATEPRGDSDGPRRGSLCDRHCAAINNVHGDLGDLGCHLHRPRIPPAMCPPSCCQQHSEEVCESCVVRTTLTAENAVEANKLSNNYKFGFKKWKSHVTARPWEDRSEIVKELYSDLNVIRGSGGSTVTCGNVLYLLLFGWWLSLLYVLVAAVMFVTVVGAPYGRLCWDLAGYFLWPFGKVIQKVEVPKSRQALGACEAGAGESSALLGGPTPRRWSPRCWVDSRYWRRAGTVAWLCLGYPALALAHGLVCVTAWLLVVLIPVAKLSARTAARVLLLPPERVLVRHLRMTEVPLEGEVILCCYRAVNPYYYKYAVDGINVFAVNLLPLVLVTLVLGYVDSHNRLTSSPVKFTLALLSIMPLSYYIGMAIASISAQSNFAVGAVVNATFGSITELTFYITALIKGSREGNRCYAEIVKSALTGTLVGCVLFVPGLCMVIGGIRHQEQRFNSRSAGVGSALLFLSVGGVFAPTLFSKVYGKLVCGECHNVTQNPLGHYLCHNCHFDLVLSPQMENNGTLYYSHVQPLVYTVSLLLPAAYLIGLFFTLKTHSHIYDIHISDCHMPGHHHSAVVHWSRWRALVILLLSTLCMSACADLATEHISPILTNSTISQYFIGVTVLAMVPELPEIVNGIQFALQNNLSLSIEIGNCIAVQVCMLQIPILVLFTIFYPTNFTLVFSDLHVYASMFSVVLMNYIFMDGKCDYFQGTVLVMVYFILLAVYFFAPSPSGC